In one window of Thermodesulfobacteriota bacterium DNA:
- a CDS encoding tetratricopeptide repeat protein: MLFRLSMIALLVFMAGCVQMSSRYAQGTEYDRAVLLYESGRLSEAREKAGRIPKGDPNYKASRKLLQDINSISMQLSRRHLEMAEDYERAGILSKAAAEYRHSLRHNPENLLAKRKLELVTEAMRSGDAPQKTAAPRAAPVQAGKKAATNPATAAKRILSKDDAPEDLANLHYLKGKVYFESSAYHRAIEEFTAALRIVPSYMNAKELLERAVSERDKAVEKHLRNGIAYFQSEEMELAIKEWDIVLELDPSNRVAADYKYRAEVILERFERIRGNQREG, from the coding sequence TTGTTATTTAGGCTGTCGATGATAGCGCTCCTCGTTTTCATGGCCGGATGCGTGCAGATGTCCTCGCGGTACGCGCAGGGCACCGAGTACGACAGGGCCGTCCTGCTGTACGAGAGCGGCAGGCTCTCCGAGGCCCGGGAGAAGGCGGGCAGGATACCCAAGGGCGACCCGAACTACAAGGCGTCCAGGAAGCTCCTCCAGGACATTAACTCCATTTCCATGCAGCTTTCCAGGAGGCACCTGGAGATGGCCGAGGATTACGAAAGGGCCGGAATACTTTCGAAGGCAGCGGCAGAGTACAGGCACTCTCTCCGCCACAATCCGGAAAACCTCCTCGCCAAGCGCAAGCTCGAGCTCGTAACCGAGGCGATGAGGTCCGGTGATGCGCCACAAAAGACGGCTGCCCCCCGCGCCGCCCCCGTACAAGCCGGGAAAAAGGCCGCCACGAACCCGGCCACTGCGGCGAAAAGGATCTTATCCAAGGACGACGCGCCCGAGGACCTCGCCAACCTCCATTACCTGAAGGGAAAGGTCTACTTCGAATCGAGCGCATACCACAGGGCCATCGAGGAGTTTACGGCGGCCTTGAGGATAGTCCCCTCGTACATGAACGCGAAGGAGCTCCTGGAGAGGGCCGTCTCCGAGCGGGACAAGGCGGTTGAGAAGCACTTGAGAAACGGCATAGCATATTTCCAGAGCGAGGAGATGGAGCTCGCGATAAAGGAATGGGATATCGTGCTGGAGCTCGACCCTTCCAACAGGGTGGCCGCCGACTACAAGTACAGGGCCGAGGTCATACTCGAGAGGTTCGAGAGGATACGGGGAAACCAGCGCGAGGGATAA
- a CDS encoding C4-type zinc ribbon domain-containing protein has protein sequence MIETLRVLEEIQRIDLEIKSLGDEEKEYLGRMEALGAELERAGKAAAALEEDLAGLQEQLKGIEERIRESAERISKDEGRLNSVKNDRELNALTKEINGANKSRKQGEQEKAALMTKVQDKEAALAVKKEELRARQEEFDRLAGELEAKKDGWRSAEEEKLKSRDEKKAPVRPDIMRKYEMIRSRRGGLGLVLVKDEICQGCFTHIPPQIFIMLKKGTEEIHSCPHCHRLLYAELPQAELEAV, from the coding sequence TTGATAGAGACGTTGAGAGTCCTTGAAGAGATACAGCGGATAGACCTTGAAATAAAGTCCCTTGGTGACGAGGAAAAGGAATACCTGGGCAGGATGGAGGCGCTCGGGGCCGAGCTCGAAAGGGCCGGGAAGGCCGCAGCCGCCCTCGAAGAGGACCTCGCCGGCCTCCAGGAGCAACTCAAGGGTATCGAGGAAAGGATAAGGGAGAGCGCCGAGAGGATATCGAAGGACGAAGGCAGGCTCAACTCCGTAAAGAACGACAGGGAGCTCAACGCGCTTACAAAAGAGATTAACGGCGCCAACAAGTCCAGGAAGCAGGGCGAGCAGGAGAAGGCCGCCCTTATGACGAAGGTCCAGGATAAAGAGGCGGCGCTCGCCGTCAAAAAAGAGGAGCTCCGGGCCCGCCAGGAGGAATTCGACAGGCTCGCGGGCGAGCTCGAGGCCAAAAAGGACGGCTGGAGGTCGGCCGAGGAAGAGAAGCTTAAGTCCAGGGACGAGAAGAAGGCGCCTGTCAGGCCGGATATAATGAGGAAGTACGAGATGATCCGCTCCCGTAGGGGCGGCCTCGGGCTTGTACTGGTAAAGGACGAGATTTGCCAGGGCTGTTTCACCCACATCCCGCCGCAGATATTCATAATGCTTAAGAAAGGCACCGAAGAGATCCATTCCTGCCCCCACTGCCACCGGCTCCTGTACGCAGAGCTGCCCCAGGCCGAATTAGAGGCCGTATAG
- a CDS encoding response regulator gives MDDGQDKKKILFVDDDEKLRSFCSEVLMGAGYNVEVASSGTEAYGKLRESRFDLVITGMRIPGLDGMGLYLSTLKVYSHMKERFLFMTEDTCADFESQEVITRQNEKYIIKPFDIKELLKKVESLTGANLSAFFARYRDLSENRREERRLCWAEDCKVFEDGTSASRPFTQTTDISRHGMRIRYMGSPIKEDSTVRVILKHLDVRSTGRIVWSSALNGIEAASGLSLSEPIPATAISIVLRGRKAFIPPLVSRESE, from the coding sequence ATGGATGACGGGCAGGATAAAAAGAAAATACTTTTCGTGGACGACGACGAAAAGCTCCGGAGCTTCTGCTCCGAGGTCCTGATGGGGGCCGGCTACAATGTGGAGGTCGCGTCCAGCGGCACGGAGGCGTACGGGAAGCTCAGGGAATCGAGATTCGACCTGGTCATAACGGGCATGCGGATACCCGGGCTCGACGGCATGGGCCTTTACCTGAGCACGCTCAAGGTCTATTCCCACATGAAAGAGCGGTTCCTTTTCATGACCGAGGACACCTGCGCGGATTTCGAGAGCCAGGAGGTCATAACAAGGCAGAACGAGAAATACATCATAAAGCCGTTCGACATAAAGGAGCTCCTGAAGAAAGTCGAGAGCCTCACAGGGGCCAACCTCTCGGCGTTTTTCGCCAGATACAGGGACCTGAGCGAAAACAGGCGCGAGGAGAGGAGGCTTTGCTGGGCCGAAGACTGCAAGGTCTTCGAGGACGGCACATCTGCATCCAGGCCCTTCACACAGACGACCGACATATCCAGGCACGGGATGAGGATACGGTACATGGGGAGCCCGATAAAGGAGGACTCGACAGTGCGTGTAATCTTAAAGCACCTCGACGTGAGGAGCACCGGCCGCATAGTCTGGTCAAGCGCGTTGAACGGCATCGAGGCCGCGTCAGGCCTCTCGCTTTCCGAGCCCATACCCGCGACCGCCATCTCCATAGTCCTACGGGGCCGGAAGGCCTTCATACCGCCGCTCGTGTCGAGGGAGTCGGAATAA
- a CDS encoding adenylate/guanylate cyclase domain-containing protein, whose amino-acid sequence MKIGIKIKLAVVLSTLLFAATVSIGAMLVLQHKSDLEEQLRSMAGTITHEFANDSKMPFMQKDTLGMTLAVQNILKYPGIHDAYILNHRFEVEAHKDVLEAGGDFVLFDTGLIMARQGEAAPWTIDHGDQESITFASPIVFRDTTVGYTVLSFSKAFIREQVRRAVRRVTIMGFMAAGAVTLISIPLASGLLRPVFRLFQGTREIALGNFDYRIPEIRKDEIGDLVASFNRMASDLKKKEILRGVLNRYVSRHVADEIFRDPERVKLGGHRREVTVFFADIRGFTSMSRKMEPEEIVDLLNRYFTVVTDMVFRFEGTIDKFIGDAVMSVFGSPIRNLSHLEQGVKAAMAVKLAVERMNALRAERGETALEMGIGLDSGEVIVGNMGSSVRMEYTAVGDPVNTASRLTDLARGGEILVSEFIYGRVAADVAAEEMRGVYLKGFDKPVTLYNITGLGPRWKDEVEGVVSLACSVLREEGFVI is encoded by the coding sequence TTGAAGATAGGCATCAAGATAAAGCTTGCGGTCGTGCTCTCCACCCTCCTTTTCGCGGCGACCGTTTCCATAGGCGCGATGCTCGTCTTGCAGCACAAGTCCGACCTCGAGGAGCAGCTCCGCTCCATGGCCGGGACCATAACACACGAGTTCGCGAACGACTCCAAGATGCCCTTCATGCAGAAGGACACGCTTGGCATGACGCTCGCCGTCCAGAACATACTCAAGTACCCCGGCATACACGACGCCTATATCCTCAACCACAGGTTCGAGGTCGAGGCGCACAAGGACGTGCTTGAGGCCGGAGGCGATTTCGTCCTCTTCGACACGGGCCTCATAATGGCCAGGCAGGGCGAGGCGGCTCCGTGGACCATAGACCACGGCGACCAGGAGTCCATCACCTTCGCCTCGCCTATAGTGTTCAGGGACACGACCGTCGGTTATACCGTATTGTCCTTTTCGAAGGCATTCATAAGGGAGCAGGTAAGGCGCGCGGTCAGGAGGGTGACCATAATGGGTTTCATGGCTGCCGGGGCCGTAACGCTGATATCCATCCCCCTCGCCTCGGGGCTACTCCGGCCTGTCTTCAGGCTCTTCCAGGGCACCAGGGAGATAGCCCTGGGCAACTTCGACTACCGCATACCAGAGATAAGGAAGGACGAGATAGGGGACCTGGTGGCCTCCTTCAACAGGATGGCCTCGGACCTCAAGAAAAAGGAGATACTGAGGGGGGTATTGAACCGCTACGTAAGCCGGCACGTGGCCGACGAGATTTTCAGGGACCCGGAGCGCGTAAAGCTCGGTGGCCACAGGAGGGAGGTAACGGTCTTCTTCGCCGACATACGGGGCTTCACCTCCATGTCGAGGAAGATGGAGCCGGAGGAGATAGTCGACCTCCTCAACAGGTACTTCACCGTCGTAACCGACATGGTCTTCAGGTTCGAGGGCACCATAGACAAGTTCATCGGCGATGCGGTCATGAGCGTATTCGGCTCGCCCATCAGAAATCTCTCCCACCTCGAGCAGGGCGTGAAGGCGGCAATGGCCGTGAAGCTCGCGGTCGAGAGGATGAACGCGCTCCGGGCCGAGCGCGGGGAGACGGCCCTCGAGATGGGCATCGGCCTCGATTCAGGCGAGGTCATCGTCGGGAACATGGGCTCAAGCGTAAGGATGGAGTATACCGCCGTGGGAGACCCGGTAAACACGGCCTCGAGGCTCACCGACCTCGCGAGGGGCGGTGAGATACTCGTAAGCGAGTTCATCTACGGCAGGGTGGCGGCTGACGTGGCCGCGGAGGAGATGCGGGGCGTGTACCTGAAGGGCTTCGACAAGCCGGTTACGCTCTACAACATAACGGGGCTCGGCCCGCGCTGGAAGGACGAGGTGGAAGGGGTCGTAAGCCTCGCGTGCAGTGTGCTCAGGGAGGAAGGCTTTGTTATTTAG
- a CDS encoding ribonuclease HI family protein produces the protein MSRGDSGLVTRFLKELSSTLDVRAAIKRLGITEDEARAILKGLAGEPVQEPLFAPPLSGPYELRVDGASRGNPGEAGAGAVIKDPQGKVVRELRKYLGIATNNMAEYSALVMALAEARSMGIRDIEVFADSELVVKQMTGAYRVKSEELKPLYEEAVRLMKGFRTSKIVHVYREENGLADKLANEAIERRGQ, from the coding sequence ATGTCCCGAGGGGACAGCGGCCTCGTAACGAGATTCCTTAAAGAACTTTCCAGCACGCTTGACGTCCGGGCCGCTATAAAAAGGCTCGGCATTACCGAGGACGAGGCGAGGGCCATATTGAAGGGCCTCGCCGGCGAACCGGTCCAGGAGCCCCTTTTCGCGCCCCCGCTTTCCGGGCCTTATGAGCTCCGCGTGGACGGCGCGTCGCGCGGCAACCCGGGCGAGGCCGGCGCCGGCGCCGTCATAAAAGACCCGCAGGGGAAGGTCGTAAGGGAGCTAAGAAAATACCTCGGCATCGCGACCAACAACATGGCCGAGTACAGCGCCCTCGTAATGGCGCTTGCAGAGGCCAGGTCAATGGGCATACGGGACATAGAGGTATTCGCCGATTCCGAGCTTGTCGTTAAGCAGATGACAGGGGCCTACAGGGTAAAAAGCGAGGAGCTTAAGCCCCTTTACGAGGAGGCGGTGCGGCTCATGAAGGGTTTCAGGACCTCCAAGATAGTCCACGTCTACAGGGAAGAGAACGGCCTCGCAGACAAGCTGGCCAATGAGGCTATAGAACGGCGGGGGCAGTAA
- the glyS gene encoding glycine--tRNA ligase subunit beta — MAKDLLFELGTEELPAGVAPRALSALEGFLKKGLESRKLNFGAIRAIGTPRRLTIVVEGLDERQPDSRLEVKGPNTKAAYDAEGNPTGALLGFARSQGVQVPELKSVKTDKGEYVMAIKEVKGEETSRILPEVISDMLSRDFLPKSMRWGAHDISFSRPIHWILLLFGGEPVDFSYGHVKSSRITYGHRFLSEREDSKLKPINVDSVGSYLEGLGKAFVIAGQDERKRLIAEGIEKAAREAGGSVMPDEALLEEVAWLVEYPVVVRGSFDGEFLELPRDIVVNAMREHQRYFSVLDANGGLLPYFITVANTLAKDMDVVRKGNERVLRARLNDAKFYYEQDIKKPLTAMAEKLKGVVFQARLGTSYEKAERFTALALTIGAKAGFSRPIEEGENPSDYLTESFNPAKFERSEIDPGLFQKLVIGRAAMLAKADLTSGVVGEFPKLQGIMGSVYAKKEREAPEVCAAILEHYMPVSSGGALPASIAGSVISISDKADTIAGCFGVGLVPSGAQDPYALRRQALGIIAIILEKDIRLTVDELVDESLKLLAPKLKRPASEVRSDVLEFFRERLRNQLLSQGLSHDSIDAVLSAPWSDLPDAVRRIRALEGFKSHPDAGRLVTAFKRVSNILKSVEPGGGGPDAAFLSEPAEVSLYKASLEIAPVMEERRKIGEYAGAFEALASIKDRIDSFFDEVMVMVEDEKIKGNRLKLLASVRGLYSGIADLSKLSI; from the coding sequence ATGGCGAAAGACCTGCTTTTCGAGTTAGGAACAGAAGAACTCCCGGCCGGGGTGGCGCCGAGGGCGCTTTCAGCGCTCGAAGGCTTTCTTAAGAAGGGGCTTGAGTCAAGGAAACTGAACTTCGGCGCAATCCGGGCGATAGGCACTCCGAGGCGGTTGACCATCGTCGTCGAGGGGCTCGATGAAAGGCAGCCGGATTCGCGCCTTGAGGTCAAGGGCCCGAACACGAAGGCCGCCTATGACGCGGAAGGCAACCCCACCGGCGCGCTCCTGGGCTTTGCGCGATCCCAGGGAGTTCAAGTCCCGGAGCTTAAGAGCGTAAAGACCGACAAGGGCGAATACGTAATGGCGATAAAGGAGGTCAAGGGCGAGGAGACCTCAAGGATACTCCCCGAGGTCATATCCGACATGCTCTCAAGGGACTTCCTCCCCAAGTCCATGAGGTGGGGCGCCCATGACATCTCGTTTTCGCGCCCCATACACTGGATACTCCTCCTCTTCGGCGGCGAGCCGGTCGACTTCAGCTACGGGCACGTAAAGAGCTCGCGCATCACATACGGCCACAGGTTCCTTTCGGAGCGCGAGGACTCGAAACTCAAGCCGATAAATGTTGACTCCGTCGGCTCTTACCTCGAAGGACTCGGGAAGGCCTTTGTCATTGCCGGCCAGGACGAACGGAAGCGCCTCATAGCCGAAGGGATCGAAAAGGCCGCCAGGGAAGCAGGCGGGAGCGTCATGCCCGACGAGGCGCTGCTTGAGGAGGTTGCGTGGCTTGTAGAATACCCTGTCGTGGTCAGAGGCTCATTCGACGGGGAGTTCCTTGAACTGCCCAGGGACATCGTCGTGAACGCCATGAGGGAGCACCAGCGGTACTTCTCTGTTCTCGACGCGAATGGGGGGCTCCTCCCTTATTTCATAACGGTCGCCAACACGCTCGCGAAGGACATGGACGTCGTGAGGAAGGGAAATGAGCGGGTCTTGAGGGCCAGGCTCAACGACGCCAAATTCTATTACGAGCAGGACATAAAAAAGCCGCTTACAGCGATGGCCGAAAAGCTCAAGGGCGTCGTATTCCAGGCCAGGCTCGGCACGTCATATGAGAAGGCCGAAAGGTTCACGGCCCTAGCCCTGACAATAGGCGCAAAGGCCGGTTTTTCAAGGCCGATCGAGGAGGGCGAGAACCCCTCTGACTACCTGACGGAGAGCTTCAACCCCGCCAAATTCGAACGAAGCGAAATCGACCCAGGCCTTTTCCAGAAGCTCGTAATAGGGAGGGCCGCCATGCTCGCAAAGGCCGACCTCACGTCCGGTGTCGTAGGGGAATTCCCCAAGCTCCAGGGCATAATGGGCTCGGTATACGCCAAAAAAGAGCGCGAAGCGCCGGAGGTGTGCGCCGCCATCCTTGAACATTACATGCCGGTATCTTCAGGCGGCGCGCTCCCGGCCTCGATCGCCGGCTCTGTCATAAGCATATCCGACAAGGCCGACACCATCGCCGGGTGCTTCGGGGTCGGCCTTGTCCCGTCCGGCGCGCAGGACCCCTATGCCCTCCGTAGGCAGGCGCTCGGCATCATAGCGATAATCCTCGAAAAGGACATCCGCCTCACGGTAGACGAGCTGGTTGACGAGTCTCTCAAGCTCCTTGCCCCGAAGCTTAAAAGGCCCGCCTCCGAGGTCCGCTCCGACGTGCTGGAGTTCTTCAGGGAACGGCTCCGTAACCAGCTCCTTTCGCAGGGCCTTTCGCACGACTCGATAGACGCCGTTTTGTCGGCCCCGTGGTCCGACCTCCCGGACGCGGTAAGGAGGATACGGGCGCTTGAGGGTTTCAAGTCGCACCCGGATGCCGGAAGGCTCGTCACCGCGTTCAAGAGGGTCTCGAACATACTGAAGAGCGTAGAGCCGGGCGGGGGCGGCCCTGACGCCGCGTTTCTCTCCGAACCCGCGGAGGTATCCCTTTACAAGGCAAGCCTTGAGATAGCCCCGGTAATGGAGGAGCGCCGGAAGATCGGCGAGTACGCAGGGGCCTTCGAGGCGCTCGCCTCGATAAAGGACAGGATAGACTCGTTCTTCGACGAGGTCATGGTCATGGTAGAAGACGAGAAGATAAAGGGAAACCGGCTCAAGCTCCTCGCCTCCGTAAGGGGGCTCTATTCCGGCATAGCCGACCTGTCGAAGTTGTCGATATAG